The following is a genomic window from Deinococcus arcticus.
CTGGCGCGGCAGGTGGGGGTGAGCCCGGCCTTCTCATCCCCGCGACGCGCCTGCCATACTGAGCCGCCATGACTCCGCCTGCCCCGCCCCCTCTTCCGCCCCCCTTGCCCTGGACCCCAGGGCGGCGGCTGGGCTACGGCCTGGGGGTCATCAGTGCGGTGGCCTGCGGGGTGTCGTACTTCATGTTTCTCTGGACCAATCTGACCCCCGATTCCCCGCTGATGGTCAGCTACACCGCCACCTGGCGGACCCTTGCACTGATCGGCCTGTTCATGCTGTCGCTCTTCCAGGCCCTCGACCAGTGGCCCCGCGCCAGCCTCCTCAAAGAGCCGCCCCGATTCAGCACCCAGCGCACCCCGGTGGTCGTGCTGCCTGGTCGGGAGCGCCCTGGCGCCATCGCGCTGATCTGCGCGATGGTGTGGGCTGGGTTGTGGGCGCTGCACCGGTGGCCGGGTGACACCAGCGTGCTGCGCGAATTGACGGGGCAGCGCGTGTATACCCTGACACTTGCTGATCCCAGCAGCACGGTCCGCTGGACCGATACCCTCACTGACCTCCAGGCCGCCTGTCTGGCCGCCACGTGGCTCAAAGGCGTCTACAGCCGACCAGAGGTGACGCCGCAGGGCGTGAGTGCACCCGCCCTCAAGGAATGGCAGGGCCAACTCAAACGCTTCAAGAGGAACCTGACCTGCGCCCCCAGTGAAACGCGGGCGGTCCTGAGGCAGAGTCAGGCCCGGGCGCAGGCCGCTGGCACCTGGAGAGAGACGGACTGACGGGCCCCGGCTGGGGCGTTCAGTCGGGGGCAGCGCCAGTCCGTCTTGGGCTTAAGTTCATGGTCAGGTTGGCGGCTGAAGGGCCGTGCGGCCCACATCTGCGAGACCTACGCTGACAGCGGCCTGAGGCGCCGCCGCGCGCCGCACCTCTGTACGTTGGGTGGTCGAGGGTTCCATTTGGCCAGGGCCTTGCGCCCAGGCCCCATCTCTCCCCAGAAACGTCTTGTTCCTCTGTCTCTGGATGTCAGGTGTCATGTTCCGCTAGAGGCCTGACGATGAACTCAGGAAAGCGCCGGGAGCAACACGCAACCGAGGGGGTTCGTGGGCACTGGCCCTGCGGCGGGGGCGCGGGCGTCGTCTGGTATGTGGGACGCGGCATACACTGTTCCAAATGACACCCACAGCGTCGCTGGGCGCGGGACGTGCGTGCTCACGACAGGCTTACGGCATGTGGTCCAGCACCGGCTGCCACCTCACCCGTATCTCGCTCACTGGCCGGTCAAACAACCCCGCACCACGCCCACCAAAGAGCTGCTCCCAATCTGCCGGGTCCAGCGCCTTGCGCAGCCGCGTGGCGTAGTTCTGCACCAGGGCCGCCTGGTAGTGCCCAGCGTCGTAATCATGCCCGTCCGGATCGGTCACCACGGTCAGGCCCTGTCCGGCCCGGACATACGGCGTGACGCGGTCCCCCACCCGGAAGTCCAGCCCGGCGTGCCACGCCGCTTCCAGATGCGCTTCCTTGCGCTGGGCCCGCGTCTGGGCAAAGTCCGCGCGCGTTTTGCCGATCCGCACGCGCGTGCTCACCTCGGCATTCGTGAAGCGCCGCTCCGTCAGCCGCTTGGCCGTGTCCTCAAAGGCGGCTTGCACGCCAGGCACGTCCCCACGCAGCAGGCTGTTCAGGGCCGTTCGCAGGAAGAGGGTGCCGTACGGCTCCGAGCGGCTGGACTCGAACGACGCGCCGCTGAGGTCCAGCGTGCCGTCGTACCGCAGCAGCACGTAATTCTTCACCTGATGGCTCAGCATCGCCCGCGCCCGCCCATCGAACTCCAGCGTGATTCCTTCTGGCAACCCGGCCGCAACCTGCGCGATCAGCGCGCGTTCCGCCCCCTCACCGATCTCCTGGCCGGTGCTGAAATACACCCCATCGGTGTCCGACTCGATCAGCTGCACGCCGCACGCTTCCAGCGCCGCCGTGACCTGCTGCAGGAGCGCGCGGCCCCGGGCGGTCACCCGATCGGCGGCCTCCCGGTCGCCCAGCTTCGCCAGCCGCCCCGCCCCCAGGTACCCGTACGCGGCATTCACGACCAGTTTCATGGCGTCCTGCATGGCGTGGTGGTCCCGGCGCTCAGCGTCGCTGAGGCGGGCATTCCGGGCTTCCCGCTTGTGGGTCAGACGCTGGGTGGTCAGGTCACTCACGATCCGGTGGAAGCTCCCCAGTTCGTCCTGCCGCGGCCCGATGCCCTCCGCGCGGATGATGCTGGGGTACATGCTCGCCACGTCCGCTTTGACGATGTGCTGTAGAACGCCCTCGGCATGCAGCTGCACGTGGCCACCCCGGTGCGGGTCAGCATGCCCCCGTTCCGGCGCTGGGAAGGGCCGCCCCGCCTCGTAATACGCGCGGATCAGCATCGGCTCTAAGACGCCCTTGGCCGGGCCCGCGCGCGTGAGACGGTGGTACGGGCGGGGCGTCAGGCGGGCCAGGGCGAAACTGGGTGCGAGCACGATCCGCGCCAAGGCGTCCACCTCCTGCACGTCCTGCAGGGCGTACTGCCGCACGAGCTTCGGTTGATCCCAGTAGGTCTGGACGATCTCCGCGCCTTCCAGGTAGACCCGGCCTTCCGGCGCGATGCCGAAGTGCCGCGCGGCAGCCTTCAGGCCGCTGGACGGGAGGTTCAGGCGGCGCACCGCGTCGAGCGTATCGAGAATTTCCCGGCCAGGGCAAACCCACAAGGGCGTGCGGCTTCCATCATCGACCGTCCAGGGCACCCCGTCCCCCGCCCGGCCGAGCCGGAAGGGAATGCCGTGCCGGCGGGCGCGGGCCGTGATG
Proteins encoded in this region:
- a CDS encoding ribonuclease H-like domain-containing protein — encoded protein: MTRPTLPPPLPGIVSVHAGADGGVTVWQRDPVTGQAQVHRTRQRGWIYARHLGDLAHLGDRLTVSTSPAPTHARYHAQDLAPDGVDARAYRYLLSGPSPRQLENEIQQGALNARALKARPALGDLSGYLRLGYTEQYLIATGQTYHQDLTFDQPVRLQFDLETTALSPDEGRIFLIAVRDNRGLETLLEARQAAKEGEMIEAFLALVQARDPDVIENHFIHGFDLPFITARARRHGIPFRLGRAGDGVPWTVDDGSRTPLWVCPGREILDTLDAVRRLNLPSSGLKAAARHFGIAPEGRVYLEGAEIVQTYWDQPKLVRQYALQDVQEVDALARIVLAPSFALARLTPRPYHRLTRAGPAKGVLEPMLIRAYYEAGRPFPAPERGHADPHRGGHVQLHAEGVLQHIVKADVASMYPSIIRAEGIGPRQDELGSFHRIVSDLTTQRLTHKREARNARLSDAERRDHHAMQDAMKLVVNAAYGYLGAGRLAKLGDREAADRVTARGRALLQQVTAALEACGVQLIESDTDGVYFSTGQEIGEGAERALIAQVAAGLPEGITLEFDGRARAMLSHQVKNYVLLRYDGTLDLSGASFESSRSEPYGTLFLRTALNSLLRGDVPGVQAAFEDTAKRLTERRFTNAEVSTRVRIGKTRADFAQTRAQRKEAHLEAAWHAGLDFRVGDRVTPYVRAGQGLTVVTDPDGHDYDAGHYQAALVQNYATRLRKALDPADWEQLFGGRGAGLFDRPVSEIRVRWQPVLDHMP